One window from the genome of Pseudalkalibacillus hwajinpoensis encodes:
- a CDS encoding molybdenum cofactor guanylyltransferase, translating into MLTGIILAGGPSDYVKGHHRSLLLHHNEPQILCQIKKMSQIADEIIIVTNNPRELLPHVPTNIRIITDFYLNRGPIGGLHAGLSLARTEIAWVIEVDTLSISTSMTSKLIKNVLCYHADGAIPLVDGTLKPLQGVYRTSTKATLTKLLQQEDTTLSTFLENIHTVSVSSNSDYKIRPHHTPQ; encoded by the coding sequence ATGCTAACAGGAATCATTTTAGCCGGAGGACCTAGTGATTATGTAAAAGGTCACCATAGATCCCTTCTACTACATCATAATGAGCCACAAATCTTATGTCAGATCAAAAAAATGAGTCAAATTGCAGATGAGATCATTATCGTTACAAATAATCCTAGAGAGTTACTACCACACGTCCCAACAAATATTCGCATCATTACGGACTTTTATCTAAATAGGGGACCTATAGGAGGATTGCATGCCGGACTATCTCTCGCTAGAACAGAAATAGCGTGGGTTATTGAAGTAGACACACTTTCCATTTCAACATCTATGACAAGTAAACTAATTAAAAACGTATTGTGCTATCATGCAGATGGCGCAATTCCATTGGTAGATGGGACACTTAAACCTCTACAGGGCGTCTATAGGACAAGTACAAAAGCAACCTTAACGAAGTTACTTCAACAAGAAGATACCACTCTGTCTACTTTTCTAGAAAACATTCACACCGTTTCAGTGAGCTCTAATTCAGACTATAAAATCCGACCACATCATACGCCCCAATAG